The DNA region AGCGAGCATAACGATCAAAGATATGTTTTAGGTTTTTTTCTTCTATACCAAAGCCACTATCCTTGATCTTAAGGCAGTTATCTTTAAGGCTTATGAAGATATTTCCGCCTTTTTTATTGTATTTGATAGCATTTGAAATGAGATTATCAAGCATTTTTTTGATTTTAGCTACATTTGCAAACAAAGAACTTGTTTCATCAAGCTCATAATCAAGTGAAATTTTCTTCTGCTCAAAAAAGAGTTTAAAATACTCTAGTCTTTCAGTGATTAAAGCTTTCATGTTGATATTTGCCTCTTCATTTTCAACCTTTTCAGGAAAGGTATAAAAAATGAGATCAGAATATACTTGAGACAAGGTTTTAGCCGCGATTTTCATTCTTTTAAATTTCACTTCATCTATATCTTTATTTTGTTGTTCTATCCTTTCTATACTCAGTAAAATCACGCTTAAAGGTGTGTTTATCTCATGAGTAAAGTCTTTAATGAAGCTATTTAGAGTTTTGATCTTATCTTCTAGGGGTTTAAGGGCGATTTTAACTAAAAAATACGAAATCAAAGCAATGCCCAAAAAAGCAAGCAAGGCACAAGATAAAACCTTAAATCTTATCGCTAAAAGCTCTTTAGAAATATCTTTTCCCTCTATGATCGTTCTTAGCGTATTTTCTTGCAATTCATCTTCTTGCATATCGATTTTTCCATTATCATTTTGAAGATAAAAATTTGATGAGTTCATTGGGGCAGAAAATAAAATTTTATTTTGATAAATTTTTAAATGTTTTTGAAAATTTATAGTTTGAATTTCGCCCTTTATGCTCAAATCACTACAAAAAATTTTTTTATCATCAAGTATGGCAAATTTAAGTTCTGAGACATTGGCTATACCTTTGCAGGTCTGTTCTAGGGGGATAAATTTAGAATTAATCACACTTAAAACTATGGTTCTGTGTTTATCTCTTAATTCGGCTGAATTATTTGTGATAAGCTCTTTATAAAGTTTTTCATACCATAAGGCAAAAAATATCGCTAAAAAAATACCCGTAGTAGTAAGATAAATCAATAAAATTTGCTTGATAA from Campylobacter sp. MIT 99-7217 includes:
- a CDS encoding sensor histidine kinase, encoding MNVAKKVIKQILLIYLTTTGIFLAIFFALWYEKLYKELITNNSAELRDKHRTIVLSVINSKFIPLEQTCKGIANVSELKFAILDDKKIFCSDLSIKGEIQTINFQKHLKIYQNKILFSAPMNSSNFYLQNDNGKIDMQEDELQENTLRTIIEGKDISKELLAIRFKVLSCALLAFLGIALISYFLVKIALKPLEDKIKTLNSFIKDFTHEINTPLSVILLSIERIEQQNKDIDEVKFKRMKIAAKTLSQVYSDLIFYTFPEKVENEEANINMKALITERLEYFKLFFEQKKISLDYELDETSSLFANVAKIKKMLDNLISNAIKYNKKGGNIFISLKDNCLKIKDSGFGIEEKNLKHIFDRYARFNNDQGGFGIGLSLVQTICKEYHIKISCTSTLNVGSEFVLEW